In the Bacteroidota bacterium genome, GTTATATAAGTCACCTTGAACCCAATCGCCTATTTCCATTATTGTAGTATTCATGACCCCAATATCAATGATATCTCCTTTGACCTCTCCAATTTTTATGCGTTGGCCAACTCCAACAGTTCCACCAATCACAATACTGAACCAACCCGCTATGCTAATAATTACTTCCTGCAAGGCAAAGGCAATGCCTGCTCCCGCGACACCTAACGCTATACCAATGTTTCCAAGTTTATCACTATATACAAATAGAACTACGCTTACTATTAATAAGTAACCAAATATATTCACCGCTTTTCGTGCCCTGTACTTATTGTCATTTGATTTTATTGTGCGTTTCAGTGCCCTTTTGACCAAGTATGTTAATAATAAGATTACTACAATGCCAATCAATATCGTTAATAGACGCTCTATGAGTGGCTCATGAAACCAATTTGTAAGTGTTACCTCAAGTTTTTCCATATCTACTCATTTATTTCTAGTTTTTTATTAAATGCCATTAAAATGCTAGACTTTATTACGGTCAAGTCTAAAATAGTTGTACATTGAAAATTTCAATTTACTGCAATATTTTATGTGAGCTACAATTTAATTTCCGACCACTATTTCAGCTAATAATTGTAAACATTTATTGTGTCTTTTTGTTCCTAAAACCATTTTCTCCTTCTGAAATAGATTAACATCCCAACAGCAACTGTAACTATTACTCCCCACATAATAAAATAACTGTATTCAAAATGTAGTTCTGGCACAAAATCGAAGTTAGTTCCATAAATTCCTGCAATAAAAGTAAGTGGAATGAAAATAACAGAGAAAATCGTCAGGAATTTCATTATATCATTTAGCTTACTGCTTATTGTTGTATGATAGATATTTAGTTGGTCAGATAATATTTCTCGATAACTATCAGAAGAATCACTAGCTTGATTAATATTATCCAGCAGTTCTTTAAAATGTATGTAAGAACTTTCATCAATTAAATCGGATTCGATTTTCGAAAGAGCCAATATCATTTCCTTCGCTGGCTTTATACTCTTCCGCAAAAAGTTTAATTCGCGTTTGTAATTATTAATTTCGTTAATAAGCGATTGCTTGGGTTCAAGAGACAGCTCCTCTTCAAGAGCTTCAATTTTTTCACCCAAAACACTAATAACATAAACATAATTGTCAATCACAATGTCAAGCAGGGCAAATGCTAGATAATCTGTTCCAGAATTTCGTATTCTCTTTTTTTGTTTTCTGATCCGCTCTCTAACTGGCTCAAAAACATCTCCTTTTCTTTCTTGAAATGAAACAAGAACCGATTTGGTTATTATTAAGCTCAGGTTTTCAACTGTAATCAAATCTGTTTCTGAATCTTGTTGTAACATTTTTATTGACATAAAAATACAGTTATCATACTCTTGTACCTTAGGTCTTGTCCCTGTATTCATAACATCGGCCAGAATGAGATTTTCTAGATTAAACTCTTTGCCAATTTCTTCCATAATAGACGCATTATGAAGCCCATCAACATTTAACCATGTTACTGTATTCTTTTCTTGAAACTTCAATATTTCATGTACTTTCGTAATAGCATTTTCTTCCAGATTATTAGCGTCATAATCAATTATCCGCAATGTAATTTCATCAGTCTTTTGTACCCCTCTAAACAATAAGTCATCAGGTGAAACACCTATTTCTTGTTTCTGTTTTTTTATGAATCTAGCCATAGTTTTAATTTAATTTATTTATGATTTTGCAAACGTAATTGTTATACTTATAAACCCCTATTGATAGAATTGTAATCAATCAACTCTGATACTTTGCTTTCCAATATTTCTCTGCTTCCTTTTCTAATTTTTCTAATCTGGAATAATAA is a window encoding:
- a CDS encoding mechanosensitive ion channel → MEKLEVTLTNWFHEPLIERLLTILIGIVVILLLTYLVKRALKRTIKSNDNKYRARKAVNIFGYLLIVSVVLFVYSDKLGNIGIALGVAGAGIAFALQEVIISIAGWFSIVIGGTVGVGQRIKIGEVKGDIIDIGVMNTTIMEIGDWVQGDLYNGRIVTIANSFVFKDKVHNYSAEYPFLWDEIIIPLRTKSDYTLARKVFTDVLIEVCGEYASNSEKQWGKLTDKYRVEEAQVQPMVTLQFDENWISFTLRYIVDYKKRRRTKDIIYTRLLEEISKNDDIIMIATSTLEITNMVHKNYEK
- the corA gene encoding magnesium/cobalt transporter CorA produces the protein MARFIKKQKQEIGVSPDDLLFRGVQKTDEITLRIIDYDANNLEENAITKVHEILKFQEKNTVTWLNVDGLHNASIMEEIGKEFNLENLILADVMNTGTRPKVQEYDNCIFMSIKMLQQDSETDLITVENLSLIITKSVLVSFQERKGDVFEPVRERIRKQKKRIRNSGTDYLAFALLDIVIDNYVYVISVLGEKIEALEEELSLEPKQSLINEINNYKRELNFLRKSIKPAKEMILALSKIESDLIDESSYIHFKELLDNINQASDSSDSYREILSDQLNIYHTTISSKLNDIMKFLTIFSVIFIPLTFIAGIYGTNFDFVPELHFEYSYFIMWGVIVTVAVGMLIYFRRRKWF